Proteins found in one Phycodurus eques isolate BA_2022a chromosome 18, UOR_Pequ_1.1, whole genome shotgun sequence genomic segment:
- the dnmt3aa gene encoding DNA (cytosine-5-)-methyltransferase 3 alpha a isoform X4: MPSNSPAVTELPQTPENKTSNDVREDGADQDSPEEATLESPPNKRRVGRPSRKRKQFLPAERRAYREAEMCMMDDLTSEGVFQKEEEPASPDPPTSSPDHLPSQQQTDPASPTVAVTPEPVARGEQATPREIEYQDDRGFGIGTLVFGKLRGFSWWPGRIVSWWMSGRSRAADGTRWVMWFGDGKFSVVCVEKLMLLSSFSSAFHQPTYNKQPMYRKAIFEALQVASMRAGRPSPSCDPNDDAEGVEPQTRQMIEWAMTGFLPSGPQSLDPPEEEQNPYKDVYSEMWAEPEAAYTPPPAKKPRKNAAEKAKIREVIDEGTRERLIQEIKKKTRNIEDICISCGSLNVSLEHPLFMGAMCVGCKNSFLECAYQYDDDGYQSYCTICCGGREVLMCGNNNCCRCFCVECVDLLVGTGSAAAAIKEDPWNCYMCGPRNTYGLLRRRDDWPCRLQHFFANNHEQDFEPAKLYAPVAAEKRQPIRVLSLFDGIATGLLVLKDLGIQVDKYVASEVCDDSITVGLVRHQGRIMYVGDVRNVTHKHIEEWGPFDLVIGGSPCNDLSIVNPARKGLYEGTGRLFFEFYRLLHEARPKEGDGRPFFWLFENVVAMGVSDKRDISRFLECNPVMIDAKEVSAAHRARYFWGNLPGMSRPMSPMTNDKLDLQECLEHGRTAKFEKLRTITTRSNSVKQGKDEHFPVYMDNKEDILWCTEMERVFGFPVHYTDVSNMSRLARQRLLGRSWSVPVIRHLFAPLKEYFACN, encoded by the exons GCAGAGAGACGGGCTTACAGGGAGGCTGAGATGTGCATGATGGATGACCTCACATCAGAGGGTGTCTTTCAAAAAGAGGAGGAGCCAGCCAGCCCAGACCCCCCGACATCCAGTCCTGACCATTTGCCATCCCAGCAACAAACAGATCCCGCCTCGCCAACCGTTGCCGTAACACCAGAACCAGTCGCCAGAGGAGAGCAGGCAACGCCCAGAGAGATCGAGTACCAG GATGACAGGGGCTTTGGCATCGGCACGTTAGTATTCGGGAAGCTGCGAGGTTTCTCCTGGTGGCCTGGCAGGATTGTTTCCTGGTGGATGAGTGGCCGGAGTCGAGCCGCTGACGGGACGCGCTGGGTCATGTGGTTTGGAGATGGCAAATTCTCCGTG gTTTGTGTTGAGAAACTTATGCTGCTGAGCTCTTTCTCATCTGCCTTTCACCAGCCCACTTACAACAAACAGCCCATGTACCGTAAAGCCATCTTTGAGGCTCTGCAG GTGGCAAGTATGCGAGCAGGACGACCCTCTCCttcctgtgaccctaatgatgaTGCAGAAGGTGTGGAGCCTCAAACCAGACAGATGATAGAATGGGCTATGACTGGCTTTTTGCCCAGCGGCCCACAGTCGCTGGACCCTCCTGAGG AGGAGCAGAATCCATATAAAGACGTCTACTCTGAGATGTGGGCAGAACCAGAAGCAGCATATACTCCTCCCCCTGCCAAGAAACCTCGCAAGAACGCCGCGGAAAAAGCCAAGATCAGAGAGGTGATCGACGAAGGAACCAGAG AGAGACTTATACAGgagattaaaaagaaaacccGGAACATAGAAg ATATTTGTATCTCCTGCGGAAGCCTCAACGTCTCTCTGGAGCATCCCCTCTTCATGGGAGCAATGTGCGTGGGTTGCAAA AATTCCTTTCTAGAGTGTGCGTACCAGTATGACGATGATGGCTACCAGTCCTATTGCACCATCTGCTGCGGAGGCAGGGAGGTGCTCATGTGTGGCAACAACAACTGCTGTAG GTGTTTCTGCGTTGAGTGTGTGGATCTATTGGTCGGAACCGGCTCAGCAGCGGCAGCCATCAAAGAAGACCCTTGGAACTGTTACATGTGTGGACCCCGAAACACCTATGGATTACTGCGGCGACGGGACGACTGGCCTTGCCGACTACAGCATTTTTTCGCCAACAATCATGAGCAGGACTTT GAGCCAGCCAAGTTGTATGCTCCAGTTGCAGCAGAGAAgaggcagccaatcagagtcTTATCACTGTTTGATGGCATCGCTACAG GTCTGTTGGTGCTAAAGGACCTGGGCATCCAGGTTGATAAATATGTGGCGTCCGAGGTTTGTGATGACTCCATCACTGTTGGCTTGGTCAGACATCAGGGACGCATCATGTACGTGGGCGATGTACGCAACGTAACCCATAAACAT ATCGAAGAGTGGGGACCATTTGACCTGGTGATAGGTGGAAGTCCCTGCAATGACCTCTCCATAGTAAACCCTGCACGAAAGGGCCTTTACG AGGGAACTGGGCGATTGTTTTTTGAGTTTTACCGTCTGTTGCACGAGGCTCGTCCAAAAGAGGGTGACGGGCGGCCTTTCTTCTGGCTCTTTGAGAACGTGGTCGCCATGGGAGTCAGTGACAAACGGGACATATCTCGCTTTTTAGAG TGCAACCCTGTGATGATCGATGCCAAGGAAGTTTCTGCTGCCCACCGAGCTCGATATTTCTGGGGAAACCTGCCCGGCATGTCAAG ACCCATGAGCCCCATGACGAATGATAAGCTGGACCTGCAAGAGTGTCTTGAGCATGGTCGTACTGCCAAG TTTGAGAAGTTGCGTACGATAACGACTCGCTCCAACTCTGTGAAGCAGGGGAAAGATGAGCATTTCCCCGTCTACATGGACAACAAGGAGGACATCCTCTGGTGCACTGAGATGGAAAG GGTGTTTGGTTTCCCGGTCCACTACACCGACGTGTCCAACATGAGTCGTCTGGCTAGGCAAAGGCTGCTGGGACGTTCATGGAGTGTTCCCGTCATCAGGCACCTCTTTGCCCCTCTTAAGGAGTACTTCGCCTGCAACTAG
- the dnmt3aa gene encoding DNA (cytosine-5-)-methyltransferase 3 alpha a isoform X7 codes for MTERKRAREEQCYFPSAERRAYREAEMCMMDDLTSEGVFQKEEEPASPDPPTSSPDHLPSQQQTDPASPTVAVTPEPVARGEQATPREIEYQDDRGFGIGTLVFGKLRGFSWWPGRIVSWWMSGRSRAADGTRWVMWFGDGKFSVVCVEKLMLLSSFSSAFHQPTYNKQPMYRKAIFEALQVASMRAGRPSPSCDPNDDAEGVEPQTRQMIEWAMTGFLPSGPQSLDPPEEEQNPYKDVYSEMWAEPEAAYTPPPAKKPRKNAAEKAKIREVIDEGTRERLIQEIKKKTRNIEDICISCGSLNVSLEHPLFMGAMCVGCKNSFLECAYQYDDDGYQSYCTICCGGREVLMCGNNNCCRCFCVECVDLLVGTGSAAAAIKEDPWNCYMCGPRNTYGLLRRRDDWPCRLQHFFANNHEQDFEPAKLYAPVAAEKRQPIRVLSLFDGIATGLLVLKDLGIQVDKYVASEVCDDSITVGLVRHQGRIMYVGDVRNVTHKHIEEWGPFDLVIGGSPCNDLSIVNPARKGLYEGTGRLFFEFYRLLHEARPKEGDGRPFFWLFENVVAMGVSDKRDISRFLECNPVMIDAKEVSAAHRARYFWGNLPGMSRPMSPMTNDKLDLQECLEHGRTAKFEKLRTITTRSNSVKQGKDEHFPVYMDNKEDILWCTEMERVFGFPVHYTDVSNMSRLARQRLLGRSWSVPVIRHLFAPLKEYFACN; via the exons GCAGAGAGACGGGCTTACAGGGAGGCTGAGATGTGCATGATGGATGACCTCACATCAGAGGGTGTCTTTCAAAAAGAGGAGGAGCCAGCCAGCCCAGACCCCCCGACATCCAGTCCTGACCATTTGCCATCCCAGCAACAAACAGATCCCGCCTCGCCAACCGTTGCCGTAACACCAGAACCAGTCGCCAGAGGAGAGCAGGCAACGCCCAGAGAGATCGAGTACCAG GATGACAGGGGCTTTGGCATCGGCACGTTAGTATTCGGGAAGCTGCGAGGTTTCTCCTGGTGGCCTGGCAGGATTGTTTCCTGGTGGATGAGTGGCCGGAGTCGAGCCGCTGACGGGACGCGCTGGGTCATGTGGTTTGGAGATGGCAAATTCTCCGTG gTTTGTGTTGAGAAACTTATGCTGCTGAGCTCTTTCTCATCTGCCTTTCACCAGCCCACTTACAACAAACAGCCCATGTACCGTAAAGCCATCTTTGAGGCTCTGCAG GTGGCAAGTATGCGAGCAGGACGACCCTCTCCttcctgtgaccctaatgatgaTGCAGAAGGTGTGGAGCCTCAAACCAGACAGATGATAGAATGGGCTATGACTGGCTTTTTGCCCAGCGGCCCACAGTCGCTGGACCCTCCTGAGG AGGAGCAGAATCCATATAAAGACGTCTACTCTGAGATGTGGGCAGAACCAGAAGCAGCATATACTCCTCCCCCTGCCAAGAAACCTCGCAAGAACGCCGCGGAAAAAGCCAAGATCAGAGAGGTGATCGACGAAGGAACCAGAG AGAGACTTATACAGgagattaaaaagaaaacccGGAACATAGAAg ATATTTGTATCTCCTGCGGAAGCCTCAACGTCTCTCTGGAGCATCCCCTCTTCATGGGAGCAATGTGCGTGGGTTGCAAA AATTCCTTTCTAGAGTGTGCGTACCAGTATGACGATGATGGCTACCAGTCCTATTGCACCATCTGCTGCGGAGGCAGGGAGGTGCTCATGTGTGGCAACAACAACTGCTGTAG GTGTTTCTGCGTTGAGTGTGTGGATCTATTGGTCGGAACCGGCTCAGCAGCGGCAGCCATCAAAGAAGACCCTTGGAACTGTTACATGTGTGGACCCCGAAACACCTATGGATTACTGCGGCGACGGGACGACTGGCCTTGCCGACTACAGCATTTTTTCGCCAACAATCATGAGCAGGACTTT GAGCCAGCCAAGTTGTATGCTCCAGTTGCAGCAGAGAAgaggcagccaatcagagtcTTATCACTGTTTGATGGCATCGCTACAG GTCTGTTGGTGCTAAAGGACCTGGGCATCCAGGTTGATAAATATGTGGCGTCCGAGGTTTGTGATGACTCCATCACTGTTGGCTTGGTCAGACATCAGGGACGCATCATGTACGTGGGCGATGTACGCAACGTAACCCATAAACAT ATCGAAGAGTGGGGACCATTTGACCTGGTGATAGGTGGAAGTCCCTGCAATGACCTCTCCATAGTAAACCCTGCACGAAAGGGCCTTTACG AGGGAACTGGGCGATTGTTTTTTGAGTTTTACCGTCTGTTGCACGAGGCTCGTCCAAAAGAGGGTGACGGGCGGCCTTTCTTCTGGCTCTTTGAGAACGTGGTCGCCATGGGAGTCAGTGACAAACGGGACATATCTCGCTTTTTAGAG TGCAACCCTGTGATGATCGATGCCAAGGAAGTTTCTGCTGCCCACCGAGCTCGATATTTCTGGGGAAACCTGCCCGGCATGTCAAG ACCCATGAGCCCCATGACGAATGATAAGCTGGACCTGCAAGAGTGTCTTGAGCATGGTCGTACTGCCAAG TTTGAGAAGTTGCGTACGATAACGACTCGCTCCAACTCTGTGAAGCAGGGGAAAGATGAGCATTTCCCCGTCTACATGGACAACAAGGAGGACATCCTCTGGTGCACTGAGATGGAAAG GGTGTTTGGTTTCCCGGTCCACTACACCGACGTGTCCAACATGAGTCGTCTGGCTAGGCAAAGGCTGCTGGGACGTTCATGGAGTGTTCCCGTCATCAGGCACCTCTTTGCCCCTCTTAAGGAGTACTTCGCCTGCAACTAG
- the dnmt3aa gene encoding DNA (cytosine-5-)-methyltransferase 3 alpha a isoform X5 has product MPSNSPAVTELPQTPENKTSNDVREDGADQDSPEEATLESPPNKRRVGRPSRKRKQFLPAERRAYREAEMCMMDDLTSEGVFQKEEEPASPDPPTSSPDHLPSQQQTDPASPTVAVTPEPVARGEQATPREIEYQDDRGFGIGTLVFGKLRGFSWWPGRIVSWWMSGRSRAADGTRWVMWFGDGKFSVVCVEKLMLLSSFSSAFHQPTYNKQPMYRKAIFEALQVASMRAGRPSPSCDPNDDAEGVEPQTRQMIEWAMTGFLPSGPQSLDPPEEEQNPYKDVYSEMWAEPEAAYTPPPAKKPRKNAAEKAKIREVIDEGTRERLIQEIKKKTRNIEDICISCGSLNVSLEHPLFMGAMCVGCKNSFLECAYQYDDDGYQSYCTICCGGREVLMCGNNNCCRCFCVECVDLLVGTGSAAAAIKEDPWNCYMCGPRNTYGLLRRRDDWPCRLQHFFANNHEQDFEPAKLYAPVAAEKRQPIRVLSLFDGIATGLLVLKDLGIQVDKYVASEVCDDSITVGLVRHQGRIMYVGDVRNVTHKHIEEWGPFDLVIGGSPCNDLSIVNPARKGLYEGTGRLFFEFYRLLHEARPKEGDGRPFFWLFENVVAMGVSDKRDISRFLECNPVMIDAKEVSAAHRARYFWGNLPGMSRPMSPMTNDKLDLQECLEHGRTAKGKDEHFPVYMDNKEDILWCTEMERVFGFPVHYTDVSNMSRLARQRLLGRSWSVPVIRHLFAPLKEYFACN; this is encoded by the exons GCAGAGAGACGGGCTTACAGGGAGGCTGAGATGTGCATGATGGATGACCTCACATCAGAGGGTGTCTTTCAAAAAGAGGAGGAGCCAGCCAGCCCAGACCCCCCGACATCCAGTCCTGACCATTTGCCATCCCAGCAACAAACAGATCCCGCCTCGCCAACCGTTGCCGTAACACCAGAACCAGTCGCCAGAGGAGAGCAGGCAACGCCCAGAGAGATCGAGTACCAG GATGACAGGGGCTTTGGCATCGGCACGTTAGTATTCGGGAAGCTGCGAGGTTTCTCCTGGTGGCCTGGCAGGATTGTTTCCTGGTGGATGAGTGGCCGGAGTCGAGCCGCTGACGGGACGCGCTGGGTCATGTGGTTTGGAGATGGCAAATTCTCCGTG gTTTGTGTTGAGAAACTTATGCTGCTGAGCTCTTTCTCATCTGCCTTTCACCAGCCCACTTACAACAAACAGCCCATGTACCGTAAAGCCATCTTTGAGGCTCTGCAG GTGGCAAGTATGCGAGCAGGACGACCCTCTCCttcctgtgaccctaatgatgaTGCAGAAGGTGTGGAGCCTCAAACCAGACAGATGATAGAATGGGCTATGACTGGCTTTTTGCCCAGCGGCCCACAGTCGCTGGACCCTCCTGAGG AGGAGCAGAATCCATATAAAGACGTCTACTCTGAGATGTGGGCAGAACCAGAAGCAGCATATACTCCTCCCCCTGCCAAGAAACCTCGCAAGAACGCCGCGGAAAAAGCCAAGATCAGAGAGGTGATCGACGAAGGAACCAGAG AGAGACTTATACAGgagattaaaaagaaaacccGGAACATAGAAg ATATTTGTATCTCCTGCGGAAGCCTCAACGTCTCTCTGGAGCATCCCCTCTTCATGGGAGCAATGTGCGTGGGTTGCAAA AATTCCTTTCTAGAGTGTGCGTACCAGTATGACGATGATGGCTACCAGTCCTATTGCACCATCTGCTGCGGAGGCAGGGAGGTGCTCATGTGTGGCAACAACAACTGCTGTAG GTGTTTCTGCGTTGAGTGTGTGGATCTATTGGTCGGAACCGGCTCAGCAGCGGCAGCCATCAAAGAAGACCCTTGGAACTGTTACATGTGTGGACCCCGAAACACCTATGGATTACTGCGGCGACGGGACGACTGGCCTTGCCGACTACAGCATTTTTTCGCCAACAATCATGAGCAGGACTTT GAGCCAGCCAAGTTGTATGCTCCAGTTGCAGCAGAGAAgaggcagccaatcagagtcTTATCACTGTTTGATGGCATCGCTACAG GTCTGTTGGTGCTAAAGGACCTGGGCATCCAGGTTGATAAATATGTGGCGTCCGAGGTTTGTGATGACTCCATCACTGTTGGCTTGGTCAGACATCAGGGACGCATCATGTACGTGGGCGATGTACGCAACGTAACCCATAAACAT ATCGAAGAGTGGGGACCATTTGACCTGGTGATAGGTGGAAGTCCCTGCAATGACCTCTCCATAGTAAACCCTGCACGAAAGGGCCTTTACG AGGGAACTGGGCGATTGTTTTTTGAGTTTTACCGTCTGTTGCACGAGGCTCGTCCAAAAGAGGGTGACGGGCGGCCTTTCTTCTGGCTCTTTGAGAACGTGGTCGCCATGGGAGTCAGTGACAAACGGGACATATCTCGCTTTTTAGAG TGCAACCCTGTGATGATCGATGCCAAGGAAGTTTCTGCTGCCCACCGAGCTCGATATTTCTGGGGAAACCTGCCCGGCATGTCAAG ACCCATGAGCCCCATGACGAATGATAAGCTGGACCTGCAAGAGTGTCTTGAGCATGGTCGTACTGCCAAG GGGAAAGATGAGCATTTCCCCGTCTACATGGACAACAAGGAGGACATCCTCTGGTGCACTGAGATGGAAAG GGTGTTTGGTTTCCCGGTCCACTACACCGACGTGTCCAACATGAGTCGTCTGGCTAGGCAAAGGCTGCTGGGACGTTCATGGAGTGTTCCCGTCATCAGGCACCTCTTTGCCCCTCTTAAGGAGTACTTCGCCTGCAACTAG